A region from the Streptomyces sp. 3214.6 genome encodes:
- a CDS encoding TetR/AcrR family transcriptional regulator encodes MVKQGLRERGKARRSEAVIRAAFELFAEQGYDATTVAEIAERAEVSPRTVAMYFRSKQDIAMSKFSEGADRLTEAMRERSPDERAVDVLGRWLLAEHESGDDEMVALERRMFVANPELAALRTARMDAAIRESTRVVAEDLGVAPDSVGPRMVAVAATAIIIELFTGTQESDLEQAAVVALRLIEAAIESLPRDAG; translated from the coding sequence ATGGTGAAGCAAGGTCTGCGGGAGCGCGGTAAGGCACGGCGCAGCGAGGCGGTCATCCGTGCCGCCTTCGAGTTGTTCGCCGAGCAGGGCTACGACGCCACGACGGTCGCCGAGATCGCGGAACGGGCCGAAGTCTCGCCGCGCACGGTGGCCATGTACTTCCGCTCCAAGCAGGACATCGCCATGTCCAAGTTCAGCGAGGGCGCGGACCGGCTGACCGAGGCGATGCGCGAGCGGAGCCCCGACGAGCGTGCGGTGGACGTCCTCGGGCGGTGGCTGCTGGCGGAACACGAGTCGGGCGACGACGAGATGGTCGCACTGGAACGCCGCATGTTCGTCGCCAACCCCGAACTGGCTGCGCTGCGGACGGCACGGATGGACGCCGCCATCCGCGAATCGACCAGAGTCGTCGCCGAGGATCTCGGCGTCGCCCCGGATTCCGTCGGCCCCCGGATGGTGGCCGTCGCGGCGACCGCCATCATCATCGAGCTCTTCACCGGCACCCAGGAGTCCGACCTCGAACAGGCCGCGGTGGTCGCCCTGCGCCTCATTGAGGCGGCCATCGAGTCCCTTCCTCGGGACGCCGGCTAG
- a CDS encoding MMPL family transporter: MAGKLYALGRWAARRRRWVVAGWLLLLAVVGGLGITLHGNLSTQFSVPGIEAQRATDLLKKEFPEAAGADARVVFAAPPGATLLGGKEQAAIASSLHNAASVPGVLSVSDPVTGQTMSADHTIGFADVQFTKAAGEVPKSATDALTSAMGPARDAGLTVEYDGSAMDPTVSVSGPAEIIGIVVAFLVLALALGSLVAAGLPMVTAFVGVAIGVLGVEFVAGFVQMTETATTLALMIGLAVGIDYALFLVSRHREQLAGQGDDELDVQDSIGRATATAGSAVAFAGLTVIIALAALSATGIPFLTVMGLAAAFTVLLAVLVSLTLVPAVLAFAGERLRPRAKQRRSRSARPDSARAWGLAWARMITRRPVAALLVCLAALGTVALPVGHLRLGLPGSETQPVASTQHRGYDLLGQGLGPGYNATVTVAVDTARVPDAQRTSLLDNLADTLRRDTGVAAVAPPVTNQSGTVSLLSVIPTTGPDDQATTDLVHRMRDDDKQAVTQAGGVMYVTGTTATAIDVSAKLADALPLFIAIITILAIVLLTIAFRSLLVPLKAVLGFLLSTAASLGFAVWVFQDGNLTDAFGVAAAAPVVAFLPVLLVGVLFGLAMDYEVFLVSRMREHFEHTGDAREAVAHGVARSGRVVVAAALIMMVVFGGFIFTDDPVIKSIAFSLAFGVLFDAFVVRLTIVPAVMALLGHRAWWLPRWLDRVLPDVDIEGARLPAPTPTANTPATNPVRQLDHV, translated from the coding sequence ATGGCTGGAAAGTTGTACGCACTCGGCCGGTGGGCGGCGCGCCGCCGGCGCTGGGTGGTGGCGGGCTGGCTGCTGCTGCTCGCGGTGGTGGGCGGGCTCGGGATCACCCTCCACGGGAACCTCTCCACACAGTTCAGCGTGCCGGGGATCGAGGCGCAGCGGGCCACGGACCTGCTGAAGAAGGAGTTTCCGGAAGCTGCCGGCGCCGACGCACGCGTGGTGTTCGCCGCGCCGCCCGGTGCCACGCTGCTCGGCGGGAAGGAGCAGGCCGCGATCGCCTCGAGCCTGCACAACGCCGCCTCGGTGCCCGGGGTGCTCTCCGTGTCCGACCCGGTGACGGGCCAGACGATGTCCGCCGACCACACGATCGGCTTCGCCGACGTCCAGTTCACCAAGGCGGCGGGAGAGGTGCCGAAGTCCGCCACCGATGCGCTGACCTCGGCGATGGGACCGGCCCGGGACGCCGGCCTCACGGTCGAGTACGACGGCTCGGCGATGGATCCGACCGTCTCGGTGAGCGGCCCCGCCGAGATCATCGGGATCGTCGTCGCGTTCCTCGTACTCGCCCTCGCCCTCGGGTCGCTGGTCGCGGCCGGACTGCCCATGGTCACCGCCTTCGTCGGAGTGGCGATCGGCGTTCTGGGCGTCGAGTTCGTGGCCGGGTTCGTCCAGATGACCGAGACCGCGACCACCCTGGCGCTGATGATCGGCCTGGCCGTCGGCATCGACTACGCCCTGTTTCTGGTGTCCCGCCACCGCGAGCAGCTGGCCGGCCAGGGTGACGACGAGCTCGACGTGCAGGACTCGATCGGTCGCGCCACCGCCACCGCGGGCAGCGCCGTGGCGTTCGCCGGACTCACGGTGATCATTGCGCTGGCGGCCTTGTCTGCCACCGGCATCCCGTTCCTGACCGTCATGGGCCTGGCCGCGGCCTTCACCGTGCTCCTCGCCGTCCTGGTCTCGCTCACCCTGGTGCCGGCCGTGCTGGCCTTCGCCGGTGAACGGCTGCGTCCCCGCGCCAAGCAGCGCCGCTCCCGGAGCGCACGTCCCGACTCCGCCCGGGCGTGGGGCCTGGCCTGGGCACGCATGATCACCCGCCGACCCGTCGCCGCCCTGCTCGTCTGCCTGGCGGCTCTCGGAACCGTCGCGCTGCCGGTCGGCCACCTGCGTCTCGGCCTGCCCGGCAGCGAGACCCAACCCGTCGCCAGCACCCAGCACCGCGGCTACGACCTGCTCGGCCAGGGACTCGGGCCGGGCTACAACGCCACCGTCACCGTCGCCGTCGACACCGCCCGCGTCCCGGACGCCCAGCGCACCTCGCTCCTCGACAACCTGGCCGACACGCTGCGGCGCGACACCGGCGTCGCCGCCGTCGCCCCGCCGGTGACCAACCAGTCCGGCACGGTCTCCCTCCTCAGCGTCATCCCCACAACCGGACCGGACGACCAGGCCACCACCGACCTGGTGCACCGGATGCGCGACGACGACAAGCAAGCCGTCACCCAGGCCGGCGGCGTCATGTACGTCACCGGCACCACCGCCACCGCTATCGACGTCTCCGCCAAACTGGCCGACGCACTGCCCCTGTTCATCGCCATCATCACGATCCTGGCCATCGTCCTGCTGACCATCGCCTTCCGGTCACTGCTGGTCCCCCTCAAGGCCGTACTCGGCTTCCTGCTGTCCACCGCGGCCAGCCTCGGCTTCGCCGTCTGGGTCTTCCAGGACGGCAACCTCACCGACGCCTTCGGAGTCGCCGCCGCCGCACCCGTGGTGGCCTTCCTCCCCGTCCTGCTCGTCGGAGTGCTCTTCGGCCTCGCCATGGACTACGAGGTCTTCCTGGTCAGCCGCATGCGCGAACACTTCGAGCACACCGGCGACGCCCGCGAAGCCGTCGCCCACGGCGTGGCCAGGAGCGGACGCGTGGTCGTCGCCGCCGCACTGATCATGATGGTCGTTTTCGGCGGGTTCATCTTCACCGACGACCCCGTCATCAAGTCGATCGCCTTTTCCCTCGCCTTCGGCGTGCTCTTCGACGCCTTCGTCGTCCGCCTGACCATCGTCCCCGCCGTCATGGCCCTGCTCGGACACCGTGCCTGGTGGCTCCCCCGCTGGCTCGACCGCGTACTGCCCGACGTCGACATCGAAGGCGCCCGCCTGCCCGCTCCCACACCGACCGCCAACACCCCGGCGACCAACCCGGTCCGGCAGCTCGACCACGTCTGA
- a CDS encoding glucose 1-dehydrogenase — MTGTPFMEGKSGLVTGGAGGIGRASALAFARAGAAVLVSDLESCRDGGEQTVELIGKEGGRARFVPCDVTREADQERLVAETVRAYGRLDFALNNAGVEHQASLVDMEAADFDRVIAVNLKGVWLGLKHQIRQMLAQGGTGAIVNTSSLAGLVSPPLLGAYVASKHGVLGLTKTAAVEYAESGIRVNAVCPASIRTPLMDALTDDQVAQWVSRMAIKRLGEPEEVAAAVVWLCSDQASFVTGVGLPVDAGASAM, encoded by the coding sequence GTGACCGGCACACCGTTCATGGAGGGGAAGTCCGGACTGGTGACGGGCGGCGCCGGCGGTATCGGCCGGGCCAGCGCGCTCGCCTTCGCACGGGCGGGTGCCGCGGTGCTTGTCAGCGACCTGGAGAGCTGCCGGGACGGCGGGGAGCAGACGGTCGAGCTGATCGGGAAGGAGGGGGGCCGTGCCCGCTTCGTTCCCTGCGATGTCACCCGCGAAGCGGACCAGGAACGGCTGGTCGCCGAAACCGTACGAGCTTACGGGCGGCTGGACTTCGCGCTGAACAACGCCGGCGTCGAGCACCAGGCGAGCCTCGTCGACATGGAGGCCGCCGACTTCGACCGGGTCATCGCCGTCAACCTCAAGGGCGTCTGGCTGGGGCTGAAGCACCAGATCCGGCAGATGCTCGCCCAGGGCGGCACCGGCGCGATCGTCAACACATCCTCGCTGGCCGGGCTGGTGTCGCCGCCGCTGCTCGGAGCGTACGTGGCGAGCAAGCACGGTGTGCTCGGCCTCACCAAGACGGCCGCCGTGGAGTACGCCGAGTCCGGAATCCGGGTGAACGCCGTGTGTCCTGCCTCCATTCGCACACCGCTCATGGACGCGCTGACGGACGATCAGGTTGCCCAGTGGGTCAGCCGCATGGCCATCAAGCGGCTCGGCGAGCCGGAGGAGGTCGCGGCGGCGGTGGTGTGGCTCTGCTCGGACCAGGCGAGCTTCGTGACGGGGGTCGGTCTGCCGGTCGACGCGGGGGCGTCGGCGATGTGA
- a CDS encoding VOC family protein — translation MCSMHPTSAAAPRASAATTAIDHVGLSVRDLDAAVVFYTKALGLTEEFRFEVEDQRMRAVVLRAADGYAVELMSRPDSVPSPPASDPNTAVLRQGYGHFCLRVSDLDGLYDRVLAAGASVIVPPGPAPHPDVRFGYLADPEGNLIELIQIREGATL, via the coding sequence ATGTGCTCGATGCACCCCACGTCGGCAGCGGCACCCCGGGCCTCGGCCGCAACCACGGCCATCGACCATGTCGGACTGTCGGTCCGTGATCTCGACGCGGCCGTCGTCTTCTACACCAAAGCCCTCGGACTCACCGAGGAGTTCCGCTTCGAGGTCGAGGACCAGCGCATGCGTGCTGTGGTGCTGCGCGCCGCCGACGGCTACGCGGTGGAGCTCATGTCCCGCCCCGATTCGGTCCCCTCGCCCCCCGCGTCCGACCCGAACACGGCCGTACTGCGCCAGGGTTACGGGCATTTCTGCCTTCGGGTGAGCGACTTGGACGGCCTCTACGACCGAGTGCTCGCCGCGGGCGCCTCAGTGATCGTGCCACCGGGCCCGGCCCCCCACCCTGATGTCCGCTTCGGCTATCTCGCCGATCCCGAAGGCAACCTGATCGAGCTGATCCAGATTCGCGAGGGAGCAACGCTGTGA